In one Methanobrevibacter arboriphilus genomic region, the following are encoded:
- the mobC gene encoding plasmid mobilization relaxosome protein MobC — MSKNNEYIKEITRENILEELKTSYNTLKNKLINGRIKDNEKEKIRIQQYKVLNQIAKTMNDILKQKELAEMQEEIKEIKEAIQKPLPDYLIEREQKELDEMIEYFES, encoded by the coding sequence ATGAGTAAAAATAATGAATATATTAAGGAAATTACTAGAGAAAATATATTGGAAGAGCTGAAAACTTCATATAATACTCTTAAAAATAAATTAATTAATGGAAGAATAAAAGATAATGAAAAAGAAAAAATTAGAATACAGCAATACAAGGTACTTAATCAAATAGCTAAAACCATGAATGATATATTGAAACAAAAAGAACTTGCTGAAATGCAAGAAGAAATTAAAGAAATAAAAGAAGCTATCCAAAAACCATTACCTGATTATCTAATAGAAAGAGAACAGAAAGAACTTGATGAAATGATAGAATATTTTGAAAGTTAG
- a CDS encoding tyrosine-type recombinase/integrase yields MLSQNNLLHEIVNNDPKLKQLFTRRNVSKSRQKQYKTIFNEIYELNKKTPSELVKEAKSEEKPFMNKDNLPEIKDIDDRTITRYYYDYYNYLKSNELTESTIASKLGTFRAFYNEYNVELPKPVKLNTNSNVLREGDIPTIKDIRKAVNNATNIRNKAIILLMASSGIRSGDIRNFKISDFTKATSYYHNSDSIEDLLDSKYNNNIIPCWEFYPEKTLKQNNFCMTFNTPETSQAIIDYLKKRNSLQEDDYLFISQYKRQIGKHGIINIFNFMNDRFFYKTSEGKRFFHAHSLRKFFKSTAIEHTSDYKRVNIMTGHKLDNIEIAYEQIKENDMRRFYTNLVPYLSIKDTKVHDLKSKDYIRMKKLEEQVEAKDMKQKELEERLAVQEEQNKEIKDLMKKYAVTVERAREFEEREKYTDILFNDKHSSELYMYVIGKRDVDATNIDLLKRLVELTTTNDLKEMKKMSWKKKANEIIEEIKPYKNNSYY; encoded by the coding sequence ATGTTATCACAAAATAATTTACTCCATGAAATTGTGAATAATGACCCTAAATTGAAACAACTATTCACACGGAGAAATGTGTCTAAGAGTAGGCAGAAACAATATAAGACTATTTTTAATGAAATATACGAATTAAACAAAAAAACACCTTCTGAATTAGTCAAAGAAGCTAAATCTGAAGAAAAACCTTTCATGAACAAAGACAACCTTCCAGAAATTAAAGATATCGATGATAGAACTATAACTAGATACTATTATGATTATTATAATTATTTAAAAAGCAATGAACTAACTGAATCAACAATTGCATCTAAATTAGGAACATTCAGAGCATTTTACAATGAATATAATGTCGAATTGCCAAAACCAGTAAAACTCAATACAAATTCTAATGTACTTCGTGAAGGAGATATCCCCACAATTAAAGATATTAGAAAAGCTGTTAATAATGCAACAAATATAAGGAATAAAGCTATTATACTTTTAATGGCATCTTCAGGAATAAGAAGTGGAGATATTAGGAACTTTAAAATATCTGATTTTACCAAAGCTACATCATATTATCATAATAGTGATAGTATTGAAGATTTATTAGATAGTAAATATAATAACAATATAATTCCTTGTTGGGAGTTCTATCCAGAAAAAACACTAAAACAAAATAATTTTTGTATGACTTTCAACACTCCTGAAACATCACAAGCTATCATTGATTACTTAAAAAAGAGAAATAGCCTACAAGAAGACGATTATTTATTCATATCACAATATAAAAGACAAATAGGAAAACATGGCATAATAAACATATTTAATTTTATGAATGACAGATTTTTTTATAAGACAAGTGAAGGTAAACGATTTTTCCATGCTCATTCTCTAAGAAAGTTCTTTAAAAGTACTGCAATAGAACATACATCTGATTACAAAAGAGTGAACATAATGACAGGGCATAAGCTAGATAATATAGAAATAGCTTATGAACAAATAAAAGAAAACGACATGCGAAGATTTTACACAAATCTAGTCCCTTATTTAAGTATCAAAGACACAAAAGTCCATGATTTGAAATCAAAAGATTATATAAGAATGAAAAAATTAGAAGAACAAGTAGAAGCTAAAGATATGAAACAAAAAGAACTAGAAGAAAGATTAGCTGTCCAAGAAGAACAAAATAAAGAAATTAAAGACCTCATGAAAAAATATGCTGTAACCGTTGAAAGAGCAAGAGAATTTGAAGAAAGAGAAAAATACACAGATATATTATTCAATGATAAACACTCATCAGAATTATATATGTATGTTATTGGAAAAAGAGATGTTGATGCTACTAATATTGATTTATTAAAAAGATTAGTAGAGTTAACTACTACAAATGATTTAAAAGAAATGAAAAAAATGAGCTGGAAAAAGAAAGCCAATGAGATTATTGAAGAAATTAAACCATATAAAAACAATAGTTATTATTAA
- a CDS encoding beta strand repeat-containing protein — MFKNKFFVSFVLVLAFLFLFSLSSVSADEYYFNSSNITNESFQGVIDNSTPDEVIINLDDGEYSLGQINITRNATIVGNSSGNVKINGSGILFNITSSNVKLINLTITGYTNAIISNSSDLTVTGNNITTSGISINISSSGGNLSNIVIEDNFIVSSVSNSNYGAVFVNGNGMAISFVSFINNSIRGNGTINSISVRINSKGLRNLTFDGNNITGTSRGVYLDAYSSNNTNITFANNNITGGEYGVYVRSYGGNVSGVMFLNNTINATGGSGFYFVNDGSGAINVTDFIIRGNNIFAGNVGLNFSGLKSDSLVNVTVEYNRILSPVGVNITDFNDNSSFNYNWWGVNDITGKTLGIDTLNHFILNVSNLTSLDNLRFGDNVSFAFLVLNTSLVNDGVEYLPYFMVNGTYNNQTFVVDNFSNFTGVWNVSGGDNVFAVTLDSQDVGFTFSAGKLDSNSTIIVNPSIVHVGENVTVSGQLANFTGIGSVNVTVDGDTQLVNINSSGGWSLNYASIRTGNITLTVSFNGNDNYTAFTNGTSFEVLKNSTNSSIVVLSGVHVGDIAVITGVLANFTGISSVNVTVDGNLYENVIVDSVGGNWTVSHLTNHTGTYTVIVEYTELETGNFTGFINSTSFDVLKNSTNSTIDVSGDFKVGENISISGILADVNSDPIDNAQMTIIIGNESFNVTTNISGVWSLVYTLIHGGEFFILVNWAGNDNYTGFINSTSFDVSKLDSNSSIVIPVDIKVNETVLISGVLTDENNNTISGANLEVIIDGETFNVTTDSVGVWSLNYTPEHSGVFNLSLFYQGDSRYDGFVENKAFNVSKLATTSSINIPSNVKVGKPFTVSGVLTSDGKPLANTIISVIVDGKTYKVTTNSLGVWKLSYTPKKTGKSTMKVSFAGNNDYLGFNVSKTFNVTGKVKISIVKISKLVKVGKYRGFNLYSKVYTIKNVGSALGSKDYVKYFKNWYLEKLSKTSKIIKYQFSVKSRVLKVQIKNLGVGKQVKIKILVTHRKRL, encoded by the coding sequence ATGTTTAAAAATAAGTTTTTTGTTTCGTTTGTGCTAGTACTAGCTTTTTTATTCTTGTTTAGTTTGTCTAGTGTTAGTGCAGATGAGTATTATTTTAATAGTAGTAATATTACAAATGAGAGTTTTCAGGGTGTTATTGATAATAGTACTCCTGATGAAGTGATTATTAATCTTGATGATGGTGAGTATTCTTTGGGTCAGATTAATATTACTCGTAATGCTACTATAGTAGGTAATAGTAGTGGTAATGTTAAGATCAATGGGTCTGGTATTTTGTTTAATATCACATCATCTAATGTTAAACTTATTAATTTAACTATCACTGGTTATACTAATGCTATTATTAGTAATAGTAGTGATTTAACTGTTACAGGTAATAATATTACTACTAGTGGTATTAGTATTAATATTAGTAGTAGTGGTGGTAATTTATCGAATATAGTTATTGAGGATAATTTTATTGTTTCTTCTGTTAGTAATAGTAATTATGGTGCTGTTTTTGTTAATGGTAATGGTATGGCTATTTCTTTTGTTTCTTTTATTAATAATAGTATACGTGGTAATGGTACTATTAATTCTATTAGTGTTCGTATTAATTCTAAGGGTTTACGTAATTTGACTTTTGATGGAAACAACATCACAGGAACATCACGAGGTGTTTATCTGGATGCATACAGCAGCAACAACACCAATATAACCTTCGCCAACAACAACATTACTGGAGGGGAGTATGGTGTGTATGTTCGTTCTTATGGTGGTAATGTTAGTGGTGTTATGTTTTTGAATAATACTATAAATGCTACTGGTGGTAGTGGTTTTTATTTTGTTAATGATGGTAGTGGTGCTATTAATGTGACTGATTTTATTATCAGAGGTAATAATATCTTTGCTGGTAATGTTGGTTTGAATTTCAGTGGTCTTAAGAGTGATTCTTTGGTTAATGTTACTGTTGAGTATAATCGTATATTGTCTCCTGTTGGAGTGAATATCACTGACTTTAATGATAATAGTAGTTTTAATTATAATTGGTGGGGTGTTAATGATATAACTGGTAAAACTTTAGGTATTGATACTCTTAATCATTTTATTTTGAATGTTAGTAATCTTACTAGTTTGGATAATCTTCGTTTTGGTGATAATGTTAGTTTTGCTTTTTTAGTACTGAATACTTCTCTTGTTAATGATGGTGTTGAGTATTTGCCTTATTTTATGGTGAATGGTACTTATAATAATCAAACTTTTGTTGTTGATAATTTTAGTAATTTTACTGGTGTTTGGAATGTGTCTGGTGGTGATAATGTTTTTGCTGTGACTTTGGATAGTCAGGATGTGGGTTTTACATTTTCTGCAGGTAAGTTGGATAGTAATTCTACTATAATTGTTAATCCTTCTATTGTTCATGTTGGTGAGAATGTTACTGTTTCTGGTCAGTTAGCTAATTTTACTGGTATTGGTAGTGTTAATGTTACTGTTGATGGAGATACTCAGTTAGTTAATATTAATAGTAGTGGTGGTTGGAGTCTTAATTATGCTTCTATCAGGACAGGAAACATTACATTAACTGTTAGTTTTAATGGTAATGATAATTACACAGCATTTACTAATGGTACAAGCTTTGAAGTGTTGAAGAATAGTACTAATAGTAGTATTGTTGTTCTTTCTGGTGTTCATGTTGGTGATATTGCTGTTATTACTGGTGTTTTAGCTAATTTTACTGGTATTAGTAGTGTTAATGTTACTGTTGATGGTAACCTTTATGAAAATGTTATTGTGGATTCTGTTGGTGGTAATTGGACTGTGAGTCATTTAACTAATCATACAGGAACATACACGGTTATTGTTGAGTATACTGAGTTAGAAACAGGTAATTTTACTGGTTTTATTAATAGTACAAGTTTTGATGTGCTTAAAAATAGTACTAATTCTACTATTGATGTTTCTGGTGATTTTAAAGTTGGTGAAAATATTTCTATTAGTGGTATTTTGGCTGATGTTAATAGTGATCCTATAGATAATGCTCAAATGACAATTATTATTGGTAATGAGTCTTTTAATGTGACAACTAATATTAGTGGTGTTTGGAGTCTTGTTTATACTCTGATTCATGGTGGTGAGTTCTTTATTTTAGTTAACTGGGCTGGTAATGATAATTACACTGGTTTTATTAATAGTACAAGTTTTGATGTTAGTAAGTTGGATAGTAATTCTAGTATTGTTATTCCTGTTGATATTAAGGTTAATGAAACAGTTTTAATTTCTGGTGTTTTAACAGATGAGAATAATAATACAATATCTGGTGCTAATTTAGAAGTTATTATTGATGGTGAAACCTTTAATGTGACTACTGATTCTGTTGGTGTTTGGAGTTTAAATTATACTCCTGAACATTCTGGTGTCTTTAATTTATCTCTCTTTTATCAGGGTGATAGCCGGTATGATGGTTTTGTTGAAAATAAGGCTTTTAATGTTAGTAAGTTAGCTACTACTTCTAGTATTAATATTCCAAGTAATGTTAAAGTAGGAAAACCATTTACTGTTTCTGGTGTTTTGACTAGTGATGGTAAACCATTGGCTAATACGATTATTAGTGTTATTGTTGATGGTAAAACTTATAAAGTTACTACTAATAGTCTTGGTGTTTGGAAACTTTCATATACTCCGAAAAAGACTGGGAAATCTACTATGAAGGTTTCTTTTGCTGGTAATAATGATTATCTTGGTTTTAATGTTAGTAAGACTTTTAATGTTACTGGTAAAGTTAAGATTAGTATTGTTAAGATTTCTAAGCTTGTTAAAGTGGGTAAGTATAGAGGTTTTAATCTTTATAGTAAAGTTTACACTATTAAAAATGTGGGATCTGCTTTAGGTTCTAAGGATTATGTTAAGTATTTTAAGAATTGGTATTTGGAGAAATTGTCTAAGACTAGTAAAATTATTAAGTATCAGTTTAGTGTTAAGTCTAGGGTTTTAAAGGTTCAAATTAAGA